CATTTAGTGCTTTCCTATGATAGGCAGCAACTTTAGGGGAACCATATATGATTGGAATACAGAATTCACCAACCCTTGGATCGGAAAAAGTTTTTATTATCACCTCATATCCTATCCCGTTGATATCACCCTGTGTAATTCCAACTCTAATTTTTTCTTCGCTCATATTCAACCTTTTTTTATTTATAAGGTTTATCGTACAAAAGTATAAAAAAACAGCAAGGTTCAAAGAGTTAGTATAATAGTAGTTTATGTGTTTTTTGGTTTTTCATAAGCAACAAGAGTAAACCCTTAAATTCATTGAATGAATTACTGTTTATTCTCTTTAAAATTAATTTTAATTGCAAAACTTAAATTTTAGTACTTTTATAGCTTCTTAATCAAATTGAATGGAACTGAAACAGCTATACGATAAAGCACTTGATCTTATTCCTCTATCAAAGGAGGAGGGCGTTTTCCTTTACCTAAATGCTCCAACCAGCGAACTAATATTTTTAGGTTCCGAGCTAAGAAAGATGCATGTTCCAAACAATTTAGTTACATGGCAAATAGATAGAAATGTAAACATTACAAATGTTTGCGTATCCGGGTGTAAGTTTTGTAATTTTCATTGTAATCTTGCCGATGATGGTGCTTTTATCACCTCCGTTGCAGAATACAAAATAAAAATTGAAGAACTTCAGCGTTATGGAGGCGATCAATTATTGCTTCAGGGTGGCTTGCATCCAAAATTAGGGTTAAACTTCTATACCTCACTATTTAGGGAAATTAAGGGTTTATTCCCAAATATCAAACTACATGCGCTTGGCCCTCCTGAGGTTGCTTTTTTGGCAAAGGTTGAAAAGAAATCTTATAGAGATGTTCTTGTTGATTTAATTGACGCAGGACTTGATAGCCTCCCCGGTGCTGGTGCTGAAATTCTTGTTGATAGAGTTAGAAAATATATATCCCCAGGGAAACCCAACTCTCAGGCTTGGCTTGATGTGATGGCAGAAGCACACGCCCTAAATCTGGTTACTTCCGCAACAATGATGATTGGTCATTACGAAACCATGGAGGAACGTATTGAGCACTTGATTAAAATTCGTGATCTTCAAGCAAGTAAACCAAAAAAAGCAACAGGGTTTTTAAATTTTATTGTTTGGACCTTTCAGGACAAGGGTACTAAACTTGAAGAACTTGGAATAAAAAGTATGGTAACCCCCGAGGAGTACATACGAACCATTGCCATTAGCAGGATAATGCTAAATAATATTAAGCATATACAAGCATCATGGCTAACAGTGGGCAAAGATACTGCACAAATATGCTTACATGCTGGTGCTAACGATTTTGGTTCTATAATGATAGAGGAAAATGTTGTCTCCTCCGCAGGAGCAAATAATAGGATGGATTCATACGGCATCCAAAAAGCAATTGTAGATGCGGGGTATGAACCTCAACTTCGAAACCAGCGTTATGAATATATTGTTTTACCCGAATGTGAGTTTAGCAAGATTTTAACTTTGGAAGAGCTGAAAAAGAGACCCGAAATCTAGTATTCACCCTTAAAATCGATGCTTACAAATTATTTTTCGGCTAATTGTACCTTATAGGTGTCCTGTAAATAGTTTAACTCTAGTAAAATCAGTTCAAACTCTTTTCCATCGAAAGTGAATGTCCATTTTTGACCCGGGCTCACATTATTTATATCAACCGATGAAGCCTTTGGCAGAGTAATACTTCC
This genomic interval from Bacteroidales bacterium contains the following:
- a CDS encoding CofH family radical SAM protein codes for the protein MELKQLYDKALDLIPLSKEEGVFLYLNAPTSELIFLGSELRKMHVPNNLVTWQIDRNVNITNVCVSGCKFCNFHCNLADDGAFITSVAEYKIKIEELQRYGGDQLLLQGGLHPKLGLNFYTSLFREIKGLFPNIKLHALGPPEVAFLAKVEKKSYRDVLVDLIDAGLDSLPGAGAEILVDRVRKYISPGKPNSQAWLDVMAEAHALNLVTSATMMIGHYETMEERIEHLIKIRDLQASKPKKATGFLNFIVWTFQDKGTKLEELGIKSMVTPEEYIRTIAISRIMLNNIKHIQASWLTVGKDTAQICLHAGANDFGSIMIEENVVSSAGANNRMDSYGIQKAIVDAGYEPQLRNQRYEYIVLPECEFSKILTLEELKKRPEI